One genomic region from Pseudoduganella lutea encodes:
- the cphA gene encoding cyanophycin synthetase, giving the protein MNIIEQRLLRGRNLYSHHSCLLTVLDTGDLKDARTDALPGFNERLLNLLPSLYDHRCSVGKYAGFVQTLHSGTNLAHVVEHVTLALQCLAGTTVNTGRTHEAPDSGSGIYRVVCAYELEQVVSEAFDAAVALVTALARGEAFALADALSALRETAEDHAIGTSTGAIVKAAKARGIPVLRLTEEANLFLLGWGARQKRLQATITADTGHIAVGIASDKQLTKALLQEAGVPVPEGVTVRTLEQAQRAARRLGCTVTVKPLDGNHGRGVTTRCNTPEELAVAFERAREHGRRVIVERYVTGHDYRVLVADGRVAAAALRRPPAVIGDGALTVRQLVERENLNPARGEGHTNILTKIPLDGHAETLLAEQGLTFDSVPGAGIPVQLRGNANLSTGGTAEDVTDLLPPETRALCVRAAQKIGLDVAGLDIVCADIAQPLAAQGGAIIEVNAAPGIRMHQYPSAGTPRNAGEAIVDGMFGKGDGRIPVIAVTGTNGKTTTTLMLEHSIRQAGVRTGCTTTEGVFIDGTSIRKGDCAGYWSARSVLTDPNVDFAVLETARGGILKRGLAFDRCDVAVVLNVSHDHLGLDGVNTLDDLARVKAVVAKSASRAVVLNAQDTYCVAMAGELDDHVERLYFSCDPENALLLRHLESGGRAAYLQDGALILADGTRRHRILWAEEMPSALDGCARHNIANALAAGAAMLAAGLEIGQIADGLASFVSDNVRNPLRTNVYDVRGVKVVVDYAHNPAAYAALGQTARGLSTRRTVAVITAPGDRRDDDLALVGETCGAAFDEVIVYESPSEHRGRRPGERAALMAAGAIRASTRVHLELDSGAALRLALTRCQPGDVMLFATGTSVSELVDALRDFDPASAASIALAAAGG; this is encoded by the coding sequence ATGAACATCATCGAGCAAAGGCTGCTGCGCGGCCGTAACCTGTATTCGCACCATTCCTGCCTGCTGACGGTGCTCGATACGGGCGACCTGAAGGATGCCCGCACCGATGCGCTGCCGGGTTTCAACGAGCGGCTGCTCAACCTGCTCCCGTCGCTGTACGACCACCGCTGCTCCGTCGGCAAGTACGCCGGCTTCGTGCAGACGCTGCATTCGGGTACCAACCTGGCCCACGTGGTGGAACACGTGACGCTGGCCCTGCAATGTCTGGCCGGCACCACGGTCAACACGGGCCGCACGCACGAGGCACCCGACTCGGGTAGCGGTATCTACCGCGTGGTCTGCGCCTATGAACTGGAACAGGTGGTGAGCGAGGCATTCGACGCCGCCGTGGCGCTGGTGACGGCGCTGGCGCGCGGCGAAGCGTTCGCGCTGGCCGACGCCTTGTCGGCACTGCGCGAAACGGCGGAAGACCATGCGATCGGCACCAGCACCGGCGCCATCGTCAAGGCGGCGAAGGCACGCGGCATTCCCGTGCTGCGGCTGACCGAGGAAGCCAACCTGTTCCTGCTGGGCTGGGGCGCGCGCCAGAAGCGCCTGCAAGCCACGATCACGGCCGATACGGGCCATATCGCCGTGGGCATCGCCAGCGACAAGCAACTGACGAAAGCCCTGTTGCAGGAAGCGGGCGTGCCGGTGCCGGAAGGCGTGACGGTGCGCACCCTGGAGCAGGCGCAGCGCGCCGCGCGCCGACTGGGCTGCACCGTGACCGTGAAGCCGCTGGACGGCAACCATGGCCGCGGCGTAACGACCCGGTGCAATACGCCGGAGGAACTGGCGGTGGCGTTCGAGCGGGCGCGCGAACACGGCCGCCGCGTGATCGTGGAACGCTACGTGACCGGCCATGACTACCGCGTGCTGGTGGCCGATGGCCGCGTGGCCGCCGCCGCGCTGCGCCGCCCGCCGGCCGTCATTGGCGATGGCGCCTTGACCGTGCGCCAGCTGGTGGAACGGGAAAACCTGAATCCCGCGCGCGGCGAAGGCCACACCAATATCCTGACGAAGATTCCGCTCGACGGCCATGCCGAAACCCTGCTGGCCGAACAGGGATTGACCTTCGACAGCGTGCCGGGCGCCGGCATTCCCGTGCAGTTGCGCGGCAACGCCAACCTGTCCACGGGCGGCACCGCCGAGGACGTGACCGACCTGCTGCCGCCCGAAACGCGCGCGCTGTGCGTGCGCGCCGCGCAAAAGATCGGGCTCGACGTGGCGGGCCTGGACATCGTCTGCGCCGACATCGCCCAGCCTTTGGCAGCACAGGGCGGCGCGATCATCGAAGTCAATGCCGCGCCGGGCATCCGCATGCACCAGTACCCGAGCGCCGGCACGCCGCGCAACGCCGGCGAGGCGATCGTCGACGGCATGTTCGGCAAGGGCGACGGCCGCATTCCCGTGATTGCCGTGACGGGCACGAACGGCAAGACGACCACCACCCTGATGCTCGAGCACAGCATCCGCCAGGCGGGCGTGCGCACCGGCTGTACCACGACCGAGGGCGTGTTCATCGACGGCACCTCCATTCGCAAGGGCGACTGCGCCGGCTACTGGTCGGCGCGCAGCGTGCTGACCGATCCGAACGTGGACTTCGCCGTGCTGGAAACCGCGCGTGGCGGCATTCTCAAGCGCGGCCTGGCGTTCGACCGCTGCGACGTTGCGGTGGTGCTGAACGTGTCGCACGACCACCTGGGCCTGGACGGCGTCAACACGCTGGACGACCTGGCCCGCGTGAAGGCGGTGGTGGCGAAGTCGGCATCGCGCGCCGTGGTGCTCAATGCCCAGGATACATATTGCGTGGCGATGGCGGGCGAGCTGGACGACCATGTGGAGCGGCTGTACTTCAGCTGCGATCCCGAGAACGCGCTGCTGCTGCGCCACCTGGAGAGCGGCGGCCGCGCCGCCTACCTGCAGGACGGCGCGCTGATCCTGGCCGACGGCACGCGCCGCCACCGCATCCTGTGGGCGGAAGAGATGCCGTCCGCGCTGGACGGCTGCGCGCGCCACAACATCGCCAACGCGCTGGCGGCAGGTGCCGCGATGCTGGCGGCCGGCCTGGAGATCGGCCAGATCGCCGACGGCCTGGCATCGTTCGTGTCCGACAACGTGCGCAATCCGCTGCGCACCAATGTGTACGACGTGCGCGGCGTGAAGGTGGTGGTCGACTATGCGCATAACCCGGCCGCCTATGCGGCGCTGGGGCAGACCGCCCGCGGCTTGAGCACCCGGCGCACGGTGGCCGTGATCACCGCGCCGGGCGACCGCCGCGACGACGACCTGGCGCTGGTGGGCGAAACCTGCGGCGCCGCGTTCGACGAGGTGATCGTCTACGAATCGCCCAGCGAACACCGCGGCCGCCGGCCGGGCGAGCGCGCGGCCCTGATGGCCGCCGGCGCTATCCGCGCATCCACCCGCGTGCACCTGGAACTCGATTCCGGCGCCGCCCTGCGCCTCGCCCTCACCCGCTGCCAGCCTGGCGACGTGATGCTGTTCGCCACCGGCACCTCGGTGTCCGAACTGGTCGACGCGCTGCGGGACTTCGACCCCGCCAGCGCGGCGAGCATCGCCCTCGCCGCCGCCGGCGGCTAA
- a CDS encoding family 1 glycosylhydrolase, whose product MRDQYFSQMDQNGHGQRISDLDRFAALGITAIRYPVLWELTAPDGIEQADWKWADERLPALRDLGVNPIVGLVHHGSGPRHTSLVDPEFGPKLAEFAGAVARRFPWVEYYTPVNEPCTTARFAGLYGVWYPHGRDDLTFLQALINQCKGVVLSMRAIREVNPNAKLVQTDDLGKTYSTPEMAEWADFYNERRWLAWDLLCGMVDEEHTLFNYFLKSGIPAEDVLWFRDNPCPPDVMGLNYYITSERWLDHRGDRYPAQYVGPHGFADIETARALATPTPGIGPLLEETWERYSLPMAVTEAHIDANREDQLRWLYEVWNAAHDVRRKGADMRAVTVWSLLGSYDWNCLVTECRGYYENGAYDLRSPEPRPTALARLMRELASGRTPSAPVLQGLGWWRRPGRFLCPPVATSATVAALPAERNSVNRPVQPILISGATGTLGSAFARICEERNLAFKVLTRQEMDIADPASVEAAIRKHRPWAIINAGGYVRVHDAEQESDRCLRENAHGPVVLANACGRHDIRLLSFSSDLVFDGSKGSAYVESDPVAPLNVYGQSKAEAERRVLAVNPHVLMVRTSAFFGPWDRHNFVTLALQALQEGRTFTAASDLVVSPTYVPDLVQTCLDLLIDHECGIWHLSNGEAVSWASLAQRVCSLAGLDDSLVDAQPATALEGQAPQPRYSALGSERGKLMPTLDDALARYLKAVEEVRRQGDTHVGAAQEAHYGSI is encoded by the coding sequence GTGCGCGATCAATATTTCAGCCAGATGGATCAGAACGGGCACGGCCAGCGGATCAGCGACCTGGACCGCTTTGCGGCACTGGGCATCACGGCCATCCGCTACCCCGTGCTGTGGGAGCTGACCGCTCCCGATGGCATCGAGCAGGCCGACTGGAAGTGGGCCGACGAGCGCCTGCCGGCGCTGCGCGACCTGGGCGTGAACCCCATCGTGGGCCTCGTGCACCACGGCAGCGGCCCCCGCCACACCAGCCTCGTCGATCCCGAGTTCGGCCCCAAGCTGGCCGAATTCGCCGGCGCCGTGGCGCGCCGCTTTCCCTGGGTCGAGTACTACACGCCCGTCAACGAACCCTGCACCACGGCGCGCTTTGCCGGCTTGTACGGTGTGTGGTATCCCCACGGCCGCGACGACCTCACGTTCCTGCAGGCACTGATCAACCAGTGCAAGGGCGTGGTGCTGTCGATGCGGGCCATCCGCGAAGTCAACCCGAACGCCAAGCTGGTGCAGACGGACGACCTGGGCAAGACCTACAGCACGCCCGAGATGGCCGAGTGGGCCGACTTCTACAACGAGCGGCGCTGGCTCGCCTGGGACCTGCTGTGCGGCATGGTGGATGAAGAGCACACGCTGTTCAATTATTTCCTGAAGAGCGGCATCCCCGCCGAGGACGTGCTGTGGTTCCGCGACAACCCCTGCCCGCCGGACGTGATGGGACTGAACTACTACATCACCAGCGAGCGCTGGCTCGATCACCGCGGCGACCGCTACCCGGCCCAGTACGTGGGCCCGCATGGTTTCGCCGACATCGAAACGGCCCGTGCGCTGGCCACGCCCACCCCGGGCATCGGCCCGCTGCTGGAAGAAACATGGGAGCGTTACAGCCTGCCGATGGCGGTCACCGAGGCGCATATCGATGCCAACCGGGAAGACCAGCTGCGCTGGCTGTACGAGGTGTGGAACGCCGCGCACGACGTGCGCCGCAAGGGTGCCGACATGCGCGCCGTCACCGTCTGGTCGCTGCTCGGTTCCTATGACTGGAATTGCCTGGTCACGGAATGCCGCGGCTACTACGAGAATGGCGCCTACGACCTGCGTTCGCCGGAGCCGCGCCCCACCGCACTGGCGCGGCTGATGCGCGAACTGGCGAGCGGCCGCACGCCATCGGCGCCGGTGCTGCAGGGCCTGGGCTGGTGGCGCCGTCCGGGGCGCTTCCTGTGCCCGCCGGTGGCCACCAGCGCCACCGTGGCGGCACTGCCGGCCGAACGCAACAGCGTGAACCGCCCGGTGCAGCCGATCCTCATCAGCGGCGCCACCGGCACGCTGGGCAGCGCGTTTGCCCGCATCTGCGAAGAACGCAACCTGGCGTTCAAGGTGCTGACACGGCAGGAAATGGATATCGCCGATCCCGCTTCGGTGGAAGCGGCGATCCGCAAGCACCGGCCATGGGCGATCATCAATGCCGGTGGCTACGTGCGGGTGCACGATGCCGAGCAGGAGTCGGACCGCTGCCTGCGCGAGAATGCGCACGGGCCGGTGGTGCTGGCCAATGCCTGCGGGCGCCACGACATCCGCCTGCTGAGCTTCTCCAGCGACCTTGTCTTCGATGGCTCGAAAGGCAGCGCCTATGTGGAAAGCGATCCGGTCGCGCCGCTGAACGTGTATGGCCAGAGCAAGGCCGAAGCGGAACGCCGCGTGCTGGCCGTGAACCCGCACGTGCTGATGGTGCGCACCAGCGCGTTCTTCGGCCCGTGGGACCGCCACAACTTCGTCACGCTGGCATTGCAGGCGCTGCAGGAAGGCCGCACCTTCACGGCGGCCAGCGACCTGGTGGTGTCGCCCACCTATGTGCCTGACCTGGTGCAGACCTGCCTGGACCTGCTGATCGACCATGAGTGCGGTATCTGGCACCTGTCGAATGGCGAGGCCGTGTCGTGGGCCAGCCTGGCGCAGCGCGTGTGTTCGCTGGCAGGGCTGGACGACTCGCTGGTCGATGCGCAGCCGGCCACCGCGCTGGAAGGCCAGGCGCCGCAGCCGCGCTATTCGGCGCTGGGCAGCGAACGGGGCAAGCTGATGCCCACGCTCGACGATGCACTGGCACGCTACCTGAAGGCGGTGGAAGAAGTGCGGCGCCAGGGCGATACGCACGTGGGTGCCGCCCAGGAGGCGCATTACGGCAGCATCTGA
- a CDS encoding hybrid sensor histidine kinase/response regulator → MSDTSAPGSSLPAPGPASAPVRTKPALPDFQQRYELLVASISDYAIYMLDSEGYVSSWNAGAERFKGYKAGEIMGAHFSRFYTDEDRAAGLPERALSAARDDGRFEGEGWRVRNDGTRFWASVVIDPIRNAEGVLVGFAKITRDITDRRDAQEALRQSEQHFRLLVQGVTDYAIYMLSPQGEITNWNVGAQRIKGYTQEEVLGTHFSRFFTDEDRAAGVPQRALETAAREGRFESEGWRMRRDGTRFFAHAVLDAIHDEEGTLIGFAKITRDVTEQRATAESLEQTRNALFQAQKMEAIGQLTGGVAHDFNNLLAVLSSGVDILHAQSPGSITLRVLDSMRRAIDRGALLTQQLLSFARQQPLSAELHQANALIGSFEQVLRRASGPQVSFVFDLAPRLACIVVDEARFEATLLNLVVNARDAMPGGGTLALETRNVRLGEHEVGTLPPGEYVRVTVRDSGTGMTPEVVQRAFEPFFTTKPVGKGTGLGLSQVYGFITQSGGDVQIRTELGKGTAISLYLPAHENTNQSDADLQEHAERVLIVEDDQLVMAVACDLFETMGYKVQSAPDGVTALRLLEQHGPDGGVDVLFTDLMMPNGVTGLELARVVRERWPHVKIIIASGYPQQALQGEPADLSEFDFVGKPYRLADLARHLRAPG, encoded by the coding sequence ATGAGCGATACCTCAGCCCCTGGTTCGTCGCTGCCTGCCCCGGGGCCCGCATCTGCGCCTGTCCGCACCAAGCCGGCGCTGCCCGACTTCCAGCAGCGCTATGAACTGCTGGTCGCCAGCATCAGCGACTATGCGATCTACATGCTGGATTCGGAAGGCTACGTCAGCAGCTGGAACGCCGGCGCCGAGCGTTTCAAGGGATACAAGGCGGGCGAGATCATGGGCGCGCACTTTTCCCGTTTCTACACGGACGAAGACCGCGCTGCCGGCCTGCCCGAGCGGGCGTTGTCCGCGGCACGCGATGACGGCCGTTTCGAAGGCGAGGGCTGGCGCGTGCGCAATGACGGCACGCGCTTCTGGGCCAGCGTCGTCATCGACCCGATCCGCAATGCCGAAGGTGTCCTCGTGGGCTTCGCGAAGATCACGCGCGACATCACCGATCGCCGCGACGCGCAGGAAGCGCTGCGGCAGAGCGAGCAGCATTTCCGCCTGCTGGTGCAGGGCGTGACCGACTATGCGATCTACATGCTGTCGCCGCAGGGCGAGATCACCAACTGGAACGTGGGGGCGCAGCGCATCAAGGGCTATACGCAGGAGGAGGTACTGGGCACCCATTTCAGCCGCTTCTTCACCGACGAGGACCGCGCCGCCGGCGTGCCGCAGCGGGCGCTGGAAACGGCCGCCCGTGAAGGCCGCTTCGAAAGCGAAGGCTGGCGCATGCGCCGCGACGGCACGCGCTTCTTTGCCCACGCCGTGCTCGATGCGATCCACGACGAGGAGGGCACGCTGATCGGCTTTGCCAAGATCACGCGTGACGTGACCGAGCAGCGCGCCACCGCCGAGTCGCTCGAACAAACGCGCAATGCCTTGTTCCAGGCGCAGAAGATGGAAGCGATCGGCCAGCTCACCGGCGGTGTCGCGCACGATTTCAACAACCTGCTGGCCGTGCTGTCGTCCGGTGTCGACATCCTGCATGCGCAGAGCCCCGGCAGCATCACCCTCCGCGTGCTGGACAGCATGCGCCGCGCGATCGACCGCGGCGCGCTGCTCACACAGCAGCTGCTGTCGTTCGCGCGCCAGCAGCCACTGTCCGCCGAGCTGCACCAGGCCAATGCGCTGATCGGCAGTTTCGAGCAGGTGCTGCGGCGTGCCAGCGGCCCGCAGGTGTCGTTCGTGTTCGACCTGGCGCCGCGGCTGGCCTGCATCGTCGTCGACGAAGCCCGCTTCGAGGCCACGCTGCTCAACCTCGTCGTCAATGCGCGCGATGCCATGCCTGGCGGCGGCACGCTGGCGCTGGAAACGCGCAACGTGCGGCTGGGCGAGCACGAAGTGGGCACGCTGCCGCCCGGCGAGTACGTGCGCGTGACGGTGCGCGACAGTGGCACCGGCATGACGCCCGAAGTGGTGCAGCGTGCGTTCGAGCCGTTCTTCACCACGAAGCCGGTCGGCAAAGGCACCGGCCTGGGGCTGTCGCAAGTGTATGGCTTCATCACGCAATCGGGCGGCGACGTGCAGATCCGCACCGAGCTTGGCAAGGGTACGGCGATCAGTCTGTACCTGCCCGCGCACGAGAATACCAACCAGTCCGATGCCGACTTGCAGGAGCATGCCGAGCGTGTGCTGATCGTGGAAGACGACCAGCTGGTGATGGCCGTGGCGTGCGACCTGTTCGAAACGATGGGCTACAAGGTGCAGTCCGCGCCCGACGGCGTGACCGCGCTGCGCCTGCTGGAGCAGCATGGCCCGGACGGCGGCGTGGACGTGCTGTTCACCGACCTGATGATGCCGAACGGGGTCACGGGGCTGGAACTGGCGCGCGTGGTGCGCGAGCGCTGGCCGCACGTGAAGATCATCATTGCTTCCGGCTATCCGCAACAGGCACTGCAGGGCGAGCCGGCCGACCTGTCCGAATTCGATTTCGTCGGCAAGCCCTATCGCCTGGCCGACCTGGCGCGGCACCTGCGCGCGCCCGGCTGA
- a CDS encoding mechanosensitive ion channel family protein produces the protein MRYVWWGNPIQEWATALAVAFAAAVLMILVRAFLIHRLEAVAERTETRVDDWFLRMLRNTYSLSIVILALYLGSLMLEFSKKYEVSLWRVAVTTMLLQTAIWADTGVRVWRRRYRQAAIGGADSTAGVASTAIIDFILRLFVWVVFMLMILDNLGFNITTLVASLGIGGIAVALAVQNILGDLLASLSIVLDKPFVVGDFIIVGEYLGTVEYIGLKTTRLRGLGGDQVIFANGDMLKSRIANQTRMFSRRVAFMLRVRYGTPPEQLAAIPAMVKEIIERQEKTASFERAHLRNLATWAVEFEVVYWIKTDDYFVFMDTNQAVLLDVLRGLAEQGIDIAFPTQLNVRPAEVYNAQDAALHWPPMDKGADKGAGA, from the coding sequence ATGCGTTACGTTTGGTGGGGTAATCCGATCCAGGAATGGGCTACGGCGCTTGCCGTGGCGTTTGCCGCCGCGGTACTGATGATACTTGTGCGGGCATTCCTGATACACCGGCTCGAAGCCGTGGCAGAGCGTACCGAAACGCGGGTCGATGACTGGTTCCTGCGCATGCTGCGCAACACCTACAGCCTTTCCATCGTGATCCTGGCGCTGTACCTGGGGTCGCTGATGCTGGAGTTCTCCAAGAAGTACGAAGTCTCGTTGTGGCGCGTCGCCGTCACGACCATGTTGCTGCAGACCGCGATCTGGGCCGACACCGGCGTGCGCGTCTGGCGGCGGCGCTACCGGCAGGCCGCCATCGGCGGCGCCGACAGTACGGCCGGCGTGGCATCAACGGCGATCATCGATTTCATCCTGCGCCTGTTCGTGTGGGTCGTGTTCATGCTGATGATCCTGGATAACCTGGGCTTCAACATCACGACCCTGGTGGCCAGCCTGGGCATTGGCGGCATCGCGGTGGCGCTGGCGGTGCAGAACATCCTCGGTGACCTGCTGGCCTCGCTGTCGATCGTGCTGGACAAACCCTTCGTCGTCGGCGACTTCATCATCGTCGGCGAATACCTCGGCACGGTCGAATACATCGGCCTGAAGACGACGCGGCTGCGCGGTCTCGGGGGCGACCAGGTCATCTTCGCCAATGGCGACATGCTGAAGTCGCGCATCGCCAACCAGACCCGCATGTTTTCGCGCCGTGTCGCCTTCATGCTCAGGGTGCGCTACGGCACGCCGCCGGAGCAGCTGGCAGCCATTCCGGCCATGGTGAAGGAAATCATCGAACGGCAGGAGAAAACCGCATCGTTCGAGCGCGCACACCTGCGCAACCTGGCCACGTGGGCGGTGGAATTCGAGGTGGTGTACTGGATCAAGACCGACGACTATTTCGTCTTCATGGATACCAACCAGGCCGTGCTGCTCGACGTGCTGCGCGGCCTGGCGGAGCAGGGCATCGACATCGCCTTCCCCACCCAGCTCAATGTGCGGCCCGCCGAAGTTTACAACGCACAGGATGCTGCCCTACACTGGCCCCCCATGGACAAGGGTGCGGATAAAGGGGCGGGCGCATGA
- a CDS encoding putative bifunctional diguanylate cyclase/phosphodiesterase, protein MAFNDIAHWRLQIFTLLLSIVAVLGVIMALPSIAITAYHGRWDIVAVDTVALAWLLALWRARGVSYRVRVFHFLAILYLVGVAMMLTVGPISQVYLLAPPVLAAVLLGSGPALVALALSGATIGMLALTGYARLYVSDMPGQSSVATLVVLLNYLGIGMLLTLTCSVLLQRLSRSLADLRTFTASLEEGRGRLQAVNAELRLTSAAVARLNDMVMIAKANPLPNVEQPIVFVNDALLRRSGYAREQVLGQSMRMLHGPETDQEEVARVVRAMRKLEPVTVELVNYTRSGEPYWVEMEMVPFADEEGVNTHWVLVGRDVTERRKAADAIHQLAFYDVLTGLPNRRLLMDRLQGLLDAGPAGPRAAVMFIDLDHFKNVNDARGHATGDLMLRAAAQRLSQLAGPDDTVARLGGDEFVMLLVTDDDDAACGALAMAARIREVLAQPFDIGGQSYQTTASIGITLLPRDGQTVDDLLREADIAMYRAKAGGRDGVALFEDTMRAEVEHRLAIERDLGQALAKGELQMHVQLQVDRDEQPVGAELLMRWRRADGTSVPPDVFIPAAEASGLIVKLGYWALRQACLAWLRLSAAGHALPLSVNVSPSQFREPDFVAQVRAILLETGAPASQLIFEVTEGLLIENLDDTIARMHELAQLGIRFSIDDFGTGYSNLAYLKRMPLYELKIDRSFIHDTPGDANGTAIVQSILAMAAHLGLRVVAEGVETHDQAAFLAAHGGPGMQGYLFARPMPLPDMLALLESRPQPGANAA, encoded by the coding sequence TTTCATTTCCTGGCGATCCTGTATCTCGTCGGCGTGGCGATGATGCTCACCGTGGGGCCGATCAGCCAGGTCTACCTGCTGGCGCCGCCGGTACTGGCCGCGGTGCTGCTCGGCTCCGGCCCTGCGCTGGTGGCGCTGGCCCTGTCCGGCGCCACGATTGGCATGCTGGCGCTGACCGGCTACGCGCGCCTGTATGTGTCGGACATGCCGGGCCAGTCATCGGTGGCCACGCTGGTCGTCCTGCTGAACTACCTGGGTATCGGCATGCTGCTGACGCTGACGTGCAGCGTGCTGCTGCAACGCCTGTCTCGGTCGCTGGCGGACCTGCGCACGTTCACCGCCTCGCTGGAAGAAGGCCGCGGCCGGCTGCAGGCGGTGAACGCCGAACTGCGGCTCACGTCCGCCGCGGTTGCCCGCCTGAACGACATGGTCATGATCGCCAAGGCCAATCCGCTGCCGAACGTGGAGCAGCCGATCGTGTTCGTCAACGATGCACTGCTGCGGCGCAGCGGCTATGCCCGTGAGCAGGTGCTGGGGCAAAGCATGCGCATGCTGCACGGCCCCGAAACCGACCAGGAAGAAGTGGCACGGGTGGTCCGGGCCATGCGCAAGCTCGAACCGGTCACGGTGGAGCTGGTGAATTACACGCGCAGCGGCGAACCTTATTGGGTCGAAATGGAGATGGTGCCGTTCGCCGACGAGGAAGGCGTCAACACGCACTGGGTGCTGGTCGGGCGCGACGTGACCGAGCGCCGCAAGGCGGCCGATGCGATCCACCAGCTGGCGTTCTACGACGTGCTGACCGGCCTGCCGAACCGCCGCCTGCTGATGGACCGCCTGCAGGGGCTGCTGGATGCCGGCCCCGCCGGGCCACGCGCGGCCGTGATGTTCATCGACCTCGATCATTTCAAGAACGTCAACGACGCGCGCGGCCATGCCACCGGCGACCTGATGCTGCGCGCCGCCGCGCAGCGCCTGTCGCAACTGGCCGGTCCCGACGACACGGTGGCACGGCTGGGTGGCGACGAATTCGTGATGCTGCTGGTCACCGACGATGACGATGCCGCGTGCGGCGCACTGGCCATGGCCGCCCGCATCCGCGAGGTGCTGGCGCAGCCGTTCGACATCGGCGGCCAGTCATACCAGACGACCGCCAGTATCGGCATCACCCTGCTGCCGCGCGACGGCCAGACCGTCGACGACCTGCTGCGCGAGGCGGACATCGCCATGTACCGCGCCAAGGCTGGCGGTCGCGACGGCGTGGCGCTGTTCGAGGACACGATGCGCGCCGAAGTCGAGCATCGCCTGGCGATCGAGCGCGATCTTGGCCAGGCGCTGGCCAAGGGCGAATTGCAGATGCACGTGCAATTGCAGGTCGACCGCGACGAGCAGCCGGTGGGTGCCGAACTGCTGATGCGGTGGCGCCGGGCGGACGGCACGTCGGTACCGCCGGACGTGTTCATTCCGGCCGCCGAGGCCAGCGGCCTGATCGTCAAGCTCGGCTACTGGGCGCTGCGCCAGGCCTGCCTGGCATGGCTGCGCCTTTCCGCCGCCGGGCATGCGCTGCCGCTGTCGGTGAACGTGAGCCCCTCGCAGTTCCGCGAGCCCGATTTCGTGGCGCAGGTGCGCGCCATCCTGCTGGAGACGGGCGCACCGGCTTCGCAGCTGATCTTCGAGGTCACCGAAGGGCTGCTGATCGAAAACCTGGACGACACGATTGCCCGCATGCACGAACTGGCGCAGCTGGGCATCCGCTTCTCGATCGACGACTTCGGCACCGGCTACTCGAACCTTGCCTACCTGAAGCGCATGCCGCTGTATGAACTGAAGATCGACCGCAGCTTCATCCACGATACGCCGGGCGACGCCAACGGCACCGCGATCGTGCAGTCGATCCTGGCGATGGCGGCGCACCTGGGCCTGCGGGTGGTGGCCGAAGGCGTGGAAACGCACGACCAGGCCGCGTTCCTGGCCGCGCATGGCGGCCCCGGCATGCAGGGCTACCTGTTCGCCCGCCCGATGCCACTGCCCGACATGCTGGCACTGCTGGAAAGCCGCCCGCAGCCCGGCGCGAACGCCGCCTGA
- a CDS encoding cyanophycinase → MTTPTKEDGCLLIIGGDEQRQCRERILARFVELAGGPGHPDPNVVLLTSASQEPEEMARPYQEALARLGVTRCDIVHAANREQANDPAVAERIAHADGILITGGDQKRLMATIGGTAVDQALHEALKRRCACVAGTSAGASAMAGHMLASGSAEYAPAKGAATLGAGLGFVQHIVIDQHFSQRHRINRLLSLIAQNPYLYGLGIDEDTALVVERGVGIEVIGDGGVTLVDGRAMITNAADIGEGEQAELIGVQLHVLPAGSGYLLPGAQASTRLKHIEREAPAPIQAFISNLTKRNPLS, encoded by the coding sequence ATGACTACCCCCACCAAAGAGGACGGCTGCCTGCTGATCATCGGTGGCGACGAGCAGCGCCAGTGCCGGGAACGGATACTGGCCCGTTTCGTCGAACTTGCCGGTGGCCCGGGCCACCCAGACCCAAACGTGGTGCTGCTGACCAGTGCCAGCCAGGAACCGGAAGAGATGGCCCGCCCCTACCAGGAAGCGCTGGCTCGGCTGGGCGTGACGCGTTGCGACATCGTGCACGCGGCGAACCGCGAGCAGGCGAACGATCCTGCCGTCGCGGAACGCATTGCCCACGCGGACGGCATCCTGATCACGGGGGGCGACCAGAAGCGCCTGATGGCCACCATCGGCGGCACAGCCGTGGACCAGGCGCTGCATGAGGCGCTCAAGCGCCGCTGCGCCTGCGTGGCCGGCACCAGTGCCGGCGCCTCGGCCATGGCCGGCCACATGCTTGCCTCCGGCTCCGCCGAGTACGCGCCCGCGAAAGGCGCCGCCACGCTGGGCGCGGGCCTCGGCTTCGTGCAGCACATCGTGATCGACCAGCATTTCTCGCAGCGCCACCGGATCAACCGGCTGCTCAGTCTCATTGCGCAAAACCCTTACCTGTACGGCCTGGGCATCGACGAAGACACGGCGCTGGTCGTCGAGCGCGGCGTGGGCATCGAGGTGATCGGCGATGGCGGCGTCACGCTCGTCGATGGCCGCGCCATGATCACCAATGCCGCCGACATCGGCGAGGGCGAACAGGCGGAACTGATCGGCGTGCAATTGCACGTGCTGCCCGCCGGCTCCGGCTACCTGCTGCCCGGCGCGCAAGCTTCGACGCGACTGAAGCATATCGAGCGCGAGGCGCCCGCACCCATCCAAGCATTCATCAGCAATCTCACCAAGAGGAACCCGTTGTCATGA